A DNA window from Phragmites australis chromosome 11, lpPhrAust1.1, whole genome shotgun sequence contains the following coding sequences:
- the LOC133884633 gene encoding protein PAT1 homolog 1-like, with protein MRGVRGVGGGASSSSSTAENSRFDAAQYSFFGKAPMEGSELGGVLEDGGVDGDGSGFSGLDDGGYQFSSMGEEIDCMSNLSEIDDLASTFAKLNRTIIGTRNPGVIGDRRSISRESSLTTDWVQDVDFPNWVDQDIPDSDELQDSKQWCSQMQSSPHFGESKPLSRTSSYPQPPLQHRLSEPILVRSSSFTSYPPPGGGAGLPYPAKGLTRHSSIPPPGAVHQMGSPSSSLSGSPYHTTGLPHGLPFGRSMSYTAADLSMSSILQNDWPNQTGPVAFEHLNLWPNLLQQQLSLPSSSMSSMFFPQQQQRFLPVQQSFQNYMNLQPHLLYQHRSPDIMGKFDHVPNVPSPRDKRSRSGRGKHSTRFSQQPSDTGSQNGDNGGVKFRSKYMSSEEIETILRMQHSAHHSSDPYNDDYYHQACKAKRSVNSQHKSSFSPMSIKDVPSKFRSGGDQHAYLQVDAVGRVSFSSIRRPRPLLEVDFPASGDHKSSMRPLEKEPMLAARITVEDCLRLLLDVDDIDRFLQSSQPQDSSFQLRRRRQVLLEGLAASLELVDPFGPNKPGHSSGLAPKDDLIFLRIVSLPKGRNLLARYLRLLVPGGELTRIVCMAIFRHLRSLFGGLPSDSGAAETTISLAKTVSSCVLHMELSALSACFAAVVCSSQQPPLRPLGSSAGDGASLIIKSVLDRATELLGDPHSAANYSRSTRSLWQASFDAFFGLLTKYCDSKYESIVQRFAIQGSNSVVGPEASKAVSREMPVELLRASLPHTNEHQHQTLLDFARKSMCVSGFNPDASHGHISSESVLGQHSKDPKVIA; from the exons ATGAGGGGTGTCAGGGGggttggcggcggcgcctcgTCCTCGTCTTCCACCGCAG AGAACTCGCGCTTCGATGCGGCGCAGTACTCCTTCTTTGGCAAGGCGCCCATGGAGGGATCGGAGCTCGGTGGTGTGTTGGAGGATGGAGGTGTCGACGGCGATGGCAGCGGATTTAGTGGACTTGATGATGGGGGTTACCAGTTTTCATCTATGGGAGAAGAG ATTGATTGTATGAGTAACTTGTCTGAAATTGATGATCTTGCAAGCACTTTTGCAAAG TTGAACCGTACTATTATTGGAACAAGGAATCCTGGTGTTATTGGCGATAGACGATCAATTTCAAGGGAAA GTTCTTTGACAACTGACTGGGTTCAAGATGTGGACTTCCCCAATTGGGTAGATCAGGATATACCAGACAGTGATGAATTACAGGACAGCAAACAGTGGTGTTCACAAATGCAGTCTTCACCTCACTTTGGAGAGTCCAAACCACTGTCTCGAACATCTTCGTATCCCCAGCCACCATTACAGCACCGCTTAAGTGAACCTATTCTTGTCAGATCTTCTTCGTTTACATCCTATCCACCACCAGGTGGTGGTGCTGGGTTACCTTATCCTGCTAAAGGTCTTACACGACACTCAAGCATTCCACCACCTGGTGCTGTTCACCAGATGGGTTCTCCAAGTTCGTCGCTTTCTGGTTCTCCATATCACACGACTGGTCTACCTCATGGACTGCCCTTTGGACGAAGCATGTCTTACACTGCTGCAGATCTGTCAATGAGCAGCATCCTGCAAAATGACTGGCCGAACCAAACTGGTCCAGTTGCTTTTGAGCATCTTAATCTATGGCCCAATTTGTTGCAGCAACAATTATCTCTGCCTAGTAGTTCAATGTCTTCAATGTTTtttcctcagcagcagcagagatTTTTGCCAGTCCAGCAGTCCTTTCAGAATTACATGAACTTGCAACCTCACCTATTATATCAGCATCGTTCTCCAGATATAATGGGCAAGTTTGATCATGTTCCTAACGTGCCTTCACCAAGAGACAAGCGATCTAGGTCAGGAAGAGGAAAACACAGTACACGCTTTTCTCAACAGCCTTCTGATACAGGTAGCCAGAATGGTGACAATGGGGGGGTAAAGTTCAGGTCCAAGTATATGTCATCCGAAGAAATTGAAACTATCTTAAGAATGCAGCACTCAGCACATCACAGCAGTGATCCTTACAACGATGATTACTATCACCAAGCTTGTAAAGCCAAAAGATCTGTCAATTCTCAGCATAAGTCCAGTTTCTCCCCTATGTCAATAAAAGACGTTCCCTCGAAGTTCCGGTCTGGTGGTGATCAACATGCATATCTACAGGTTGATGCTGTTGGAAGAGTTTCATTCTCTTCCATACGTAGGCCTCGCCCTCTTCTTGAAGTTGATTTTCCTGCATCTGGTGATCATAAGTCATCTATGAGGCCACTGGAGAAAGAGCCAATGCTGGCAGCCAGAATAACTGTTGAAGAttgtcttcgtcttcttctGGATGTAGATGATATTGATCGATTCTTACAGTCTAGCCAGCCACAGGACAGCAGTTTCCAACTGAGGCGAAGGCGACAGGTCCTCCTTGAAGGCTTAGCTGCATCACTtgagcttgttgacccttttgGCCCCAACAAACCTGGCCATTCGTCAGGATTGGCCCCTAAGGATGACCTTATCTTTCTTCGCATCGTTTCTCTCCCTAAAGGACGTAACCTTTTGGCACGCTATCTTCGACTTCTTGTCCCTGGTGGTGAGCTGACCCGGATCGTCTGCATGGCTATTTTTCGACACCTTAGGAGCTTGTTCGGGGGTTTGCCGTCAGACTCTGGTGCTGCAGAAACAACCATTAGTCTTGCCAAGACTGTTTCCTCTTGTGTGCTCCATATGGAACTAAGTGCTCTCAGTGCTTGTTTCGCCGCTGTTGTCTGTTCATCGCAGCAGCCACCTCTCCGCCCACTTGGTAGCTCTGCTGGCGATGGGGCTTCTCTAATCATCAAATCTGTACTGGATAGAGCAACTGAGCTACTGGGTGATCCTCATTCTGCAGCCAACTACAGCAGGTCAACACGTTCTCTGTGGCAAGCATCATTCGATGCTTTCTTTGGACTTCTGACAAAGTACTGTGACAGCAAGTATGAAAGTATTGTGCAGAGGTTTGCCATCCAGGGATCCAACTCTGTGGTAGGACCTGAGGCCTCCAAAGCAGTCAGCAGAGAGATGCCTGTTGAGCTGCTACGTGCAAGTCTTCCTCATACTAATGAACACCAACACCAGACACTGCTAGATTTTGCCCGGAAATCTATGTGTGTATCCGGTTTCAATCCTGATGCTAGCCATGGACATATTTCTTCCGAATCTGTTCTGGGTCAACACTCGAAAGACCCAAAGGTCATTGCTTAA